In Ornithodoros turicata isolate Travis chromosome 1, ASM3712646v1, whole genome shotgun sequence, the DNA window caagcagcacaaaggactgggATTCGGCTGGGAACGTAACGGGGATAATGGGTTCGAGGTGGCCGATATCGCCATCACAAGCCCGACTGCTTCCCGACTATGTGAGGGGGAAGAattgagggagagggaaactacatgaaattatttcccgatagatccccgttcgtgtcccggtcagaattctttcccgatagattcccgtttgcgtcccggccaggattctttcccgatggatcctcgttaacgtcccgatctgctgtggtgtactggctaagtatttcttcccgctcgtctcccgatgtttatgcagattcggtaacacgtgatcggatggtactgcttgagacaaagtttctgaaacacgggtattctgtattggacttctcccagccacctttggggaatgcttgttgaacagaatccttgggAAAAATCTGcccaaggattctgttcaacaagtgttccccttaagccgcaggggaggcgtggagaagtgaaatacaaaacacccgtgcttcagaaacttttgtcccaagctgtacgagacagtgaagcatcccttcaggaaggaatttggctgtctggtatgaggtaactctttcaaacattgggctgcagttcacttcatgtgttgtgttgtgttgtatgacagaaaacatgcacacgcagtaccctgaacagaagtattaatggagcctcactgcaaagcaggcaagtacaagatactcgggaagagtcggccacgcccgaacgaaacgaccgaaTCCCCAGAaacgaaaaactcacgtgaaacgaaacaaagagagctttagcaagtcgaactgatcggacgaaaaccgctgcaccgaaacccgcaaagactacgctggagctatggagctccctgcatttgggctaccgcgactgccatcgccatcatctttgttttcgttgtcattgctgggcgcaaatggccggcgtgtgtgttgttaatgtttctgtgctacaagttttgcaaagtttggttcGGAGGGAGTATGGAACGCCGTTTTGTGGTCAACGTGGCCAGAGTGCCTCAAAAGTACTCCTGCCGCATTCTGGTCACTGTTATAAGTGTGATGCCCTGACACCATCAGCAGCTTTTAagtagattcatggcacatgaggaacctgtgatgtacaccatcgcacacagtcaagaaaaatgtagcatttaaccttgctttccttcattataacaaaaaaaaagaagaaagaatgaaagaaagaacactAGAGAAAGGGTGGGCCAAACAGtgagtgttttgttgttgttgtttttgattctaTCGATCTCTCACTGTCAGATTGCACTGCCGATCTGTTCACACTCATAACTAACTAATACCTTAGCTTTGGCCAATctcatgttgcaattttgcttcaaacacaacattcagtgattcttatgaaaacagcagcatttctcgaaagatcctggaacggccacaatctcaagaggtagtacgattctacccgtcgtcatatttcgtccgccaagctattgcgcggagatgttggctccatgcccatttcaacacaggctcACTCGCCCGCGCTCGCGCGTCGTCGCTTTGCCTtcatgccaccagccagcgctgcctgtcgcgcatgcgctgaTCTTGTTGGGTTCGCTTTGGCTGCTGTAACggtcgtttctcgtcgccgcgtgtagttcgcgtaattgcgagcgttccagcaagtctaaagcgtttaagaggctttgtattgttgttctcacctgatgctgtcgttcttgcaacccgtctgatattgcaactgtctgtaagtggaagcgtttcttctaaccgcgagcagaccagtcggtctcgtttgacatgtcaaagagtgaagacgctgccttgcatgtgaagccaaatcgttcttcgccttcaggattcttgccgtttcaggtgtgtaattaatataactgtgaagtaatatgttcgactgcgccatgcattctcattgtccgttttactctatttgcagggatctgcacaacgacagggagatagaacgccaagtgaagtctactgtatgctttgtgcagacggtatgtcatatgtctctacactgCTCTACATATAGGTGTCCTGCCATCGTATTTTCTGGAACGACATTTCATGCAGGTTCAGcgtgtatgacgcagcggcctcCAGCAAGAGAAACTCAAGCACCGTGTTCAAATGCGGTGGGGACTCTTGCTCGACATAACAAcgcttagaagtgctttttcggaaattcggaagaaggacaagttggaccggaaatgaggacctaggtgtgctcttttgcgttgttgttcaccgttcgatcattaccaatttttgtgcccccgtgagttcaacgctcaggtatgttgatgataaatggatatgcgttaaagggacggtcgcatccggctCGGTCGgttccgaaactatagtgctGTTTCACTCCCTTTTTATCACTGATAATAGCGCCgcaaacccgacgcgaattggtggcgttgttcctgtgcagtttgatgtaactcatgacaagagcagacgacgcgtatTGAAAGTattccgggattccctctcCGGAGAGCCACGAAAACGTCATCCGGACCAAAGGAGTCACATGATCAGACTGCGCCAATGAGGGCGCGCCTCCCGGCACAGCTGGCAGGCGGGCGTCTGCAAGGCGCAATCTCCAATTGTCTGCTATCATGTCGGAATCAGAAAGGGATGTCGCGTCGCTGCCAAGCGATTTTGAAGAAGACACCGTCGATGAAGTGGTTGTAGACGATGACCCGTATTCGACAGGCCCGCTATCACTTCATCCTGCTCGTGACAGAGGTGAGATATTGGACGTGACCTGCACGACGACATGCAGtttcaggtacgtttcattacCGGATCGCAGGCGTACGGCGAACCTTTCCACACACCGGCTTCACAGGTCCACTTGGCAATGACAGGTACTTCTGCGACTGCTGTAATACCGGAGAAGCATGGATGGACACCTTTGCTGTAGTTCTGTGAGCCAGATATCTGCTCTGTGTGAAAACGCCAGGTACCCACACTTCAACGAGCTTTGCGTTCAGAGAGAGCTACTCGTAGTCTACACGGCTCGTGTTGCCGATACGATCACCGGATGCGGCTTCTGTATTCAAGGGACAACAGATTCAGTGGTGCACAAACTTTTAAGCTATATCCTCCGAAGTACAGCCTAACCCCGTTTGTGCGGACCACAGTTCCCGACGGAAATGCCCCGACAAGGGGGATCCGTATCAAGTCCGGATAAAAGGGGGTGGACTAAGCACGTAATAATTTCACGTGCACAGGTGTAGTTTTGAAGAGCTTTCTTGTTCTAACAACAGACTTAGTTCGTGATCAGAGCTACACCGTGTACACGCTATATATGCCGTGTATGGTAGTAATGTACATGCAGTATAATTTTCTCTCACTCTTTGTCTGTTCCAAAACAGATGCCTGCTACTTACAGCATATTAGTCATTGAAAGCTGGGCCCCAGAAACAGTCTCCAAATTCCAGTGTGTGCTTTACACCTAATCAGAGGACACTATACAGTCACAGTCATATTATGGATATTGTTATATTAACATCAGTAAGTTTCAGGTAAGCTTCTGCCATGTCTGCAGCGCAAAGTGTGACTGATATGATATTGGTTTTTTGTTCTTGGAGCTGCATGTAATTTTTGAAACCCTATTCGAAAGAATTTTCCACAATTGTCATGTTCTGTACATGGAAACTGTGTTGGCTTTGCAGTAAACTCAGTGACTGTGAAGGTTCAGAAGGAAAGAATCTGAAGTGATGCTTTTGAAAAAACACTATCACAGCATAACCAAAAAGTAGACAAACTTCAATCAACAAATCTTACGTTGGTTCACAGTTGCAAATATCAGCTGACTTGACACTCCTCTGTTGTTCGAGTGCGTGGGTAAGAACAGCCAGATGTGGTGTTTTTGGTGCAGTTTTTATTACCTTTTATAGTACCATGCAATTATTTGATTACAATGAATCATGGACTGGTTCTAGAATTTCATTTATTACAGATAGACAATTCACACAAACCATGTATTGGAATGAAAAATAATTCATATTACACAACAGTTATTATGCCTGTGTACCTAAAAGGTTTTTATGAAATTGTAGGCTTGACATAATACAGTGCTGATGTGCCCTGGATAAAACTTGGGGGGAAAAAGTGAACATGGTACATTATGAGTCTTATTCCTATCATTACCTTACCTCTTTCATGCATATGACCCTTCTTCGACAGCTATGAACAGAACTACCTTCAAGACCACTGTGATGCTTCCCACATGTCAGTGTGCACAGTAGGAAGGCAAAATAGCTGGCACAGTTATGCCACCTCATATAAGTATGTACAGATTCCTTCAAAAGCTTACAGAACACAGGGTTGACGTAACTTCCTCACAGGAGTGACACCGTATCAGCGAACTGGTGTGGATGCAATTACAAATATGTGTCTAGGCTAACAAGGTGCCCACCTGTCAGAGTGTCAGCTACGGATGAATTTTGCGGCTAAGGTGGCACTCCTAAGAAGAGATACATGCCAACCCTGTGTTCTGTTGGAACTTTTGTCGGAATCTGTAGATACGTGTTGGGATTATTTGGTGGCAAAGATAGAACACTGTAGCAATATTTTATGCCCAATTCTGTTGGCTATTGTGTTATCACCGGGTGTAAAAGATCAAGGAAGGGCACTCGGGATACAACCACATCTTACTACATCCCCTCTAGCAATCCTTCCCCAATACCGCACAAAGCTGTTGAAAGACACTCATTTTGCCATGCAGAGTGAAATGAACGAATCTCACTCCCTAGGTTAGGGAATGTACTTAGTACATAAAATACAAGCCAGGAAAGCGGCGTAGCTGAGACCTCCTGTTGGGTGCCACCACTGTTGGTGAATGTTCCAGAGCTCTCATGACTTCAGCATTGTTGCAGGTTCTCCAAGACttcttctgaaaaaaaaataaaaaataaaaacagattTAAATTAGTTCGATACTGCTATTTTTTCAACACCTTTACTTCTAAACAGTCCATAGGTAGTGCCACAATACTTTAGTTGGTTTCATATATTAGCATGCAGAATGGGTTTATCAAAAAGCAACGCTTGTCTCTGTGTAAAGCAttgggtggccctgaaaagggcctttttttttgttcttcttctttgtcaCGGTTTCTGAGGGGTCTGAAGTGTCAGCGTGTGAGGTGGTCACAACCCTCACTTCTGGAACCTAGGAAGAAAAGTGCAAAGTGTAATTGAACGACTAGTGGTCATAGTAAGCAGGTGGCAAACAGCTCACATACCTGGCCTGGTGCTTTTCCACAGCTTGTGCCAAAGCTGGTCTTTCACCATATGTTGCTGCACGTGGTGGTCCAATTTCCACAGAAACAGGCTCCTTTAGGTGTTTTTCTATGCGAGACAACACCTCGCCAGTGAGGATTGATGTATAGTctaaaagaaaaggagaaagtgTGAAATGGCCACAAAACTGCGTAGCACTTTGACAGCAGCAACTAGATGACCGAATGCTACCTAATGACCGAAATTTTGTTAATGAGATCGTTCAGTGGCTTTTGGTCAAAGGTGAGATAGCAGAACAGTAGACAATCTTCAAGATTTGTAACAGACAGATTAGCTTTGAACCAGGCTTCTTCATAATGCCCTGAAGTGATTGCATGACTTGTAATGAATTAGTGATCCATTACCCAGCGGTGTATTACTTTTCCCACAGAGACTGTGATGAGGTGTATGAAGGATTGTCTACCTGACCGTCTCGTTTTTTTACATGTTATTGCAAATGTTCTGCCGTTTGACCCCctttttttcaaaggaagataTAATTTGGGTGAATTCACAGTAACGACTGGAGTAAAGTTACCTTTCCTCTTGCTATTCAGTTTCATTTAAAGTTCAGCAATTAATAATGGTGATCAGTTACTTTTTACAAGCAACAGGCACAAGTCTGAATTCAAGCAGGATTGTTTCCCATTCAACGTTCTTGCATCCAAATTTTTTTCCTGAAAGCTTCCTATGGTCATCAAGTACCTGCATAGTTCGTCTTAGATAGGAAATCAACCTGCCTGTACAAGACAAATGACAAAACAGCATAAATCTAGCACTGATGGCTTGTTTGCAAGAACTGAGTAACATCCTGATTGTAAACTCCACAGTGGTCACATGATCAAAGTTCAGTTGGTCATGATAAGTATTGTACGTATCAACTTTTTTGTCTGTTGTACGTATGATACAGCCATTGTTTCAAACCCTGATAATTTAAACTTTTAGTTAATTCAaattaatctgaaatttttgttTGGTCTGCTCTGTTTTCCATCTACTGAAGAGCTATATGACCTAGGCTTTACCGTCCCGTAATTCCAACTCTTCACCCACTAGTAGAATTTCCCTAACACAAAATAAAATGTGCTGACAAGCTGTTCACATGCTCATGGAGCACACATTCTATACCTAAAAGGGCTACAGAAGGTCCTGGTCTGCTATTTTCTGGGTGCGTGCTATCAAGAAAGGTAGAAACCTGTATCATATAGTTAGCTGTGAGACCAGTCAAATGTAGTGGCAGTCGGATTGCATGATGTGAGCTACAGCAGTCATGACCATCAGTTGTAGACAATTGTCGgcaacctccccccccccccccccccccagcacaaGACATATATGGCTCCATAACATAAATCTCTCTTGAAGCCCACATTTTGAGGCATTTCTGATAATTCAAACAAATTTCTATGGTCATGAGAGACTGTTGAATCCCCTGGAGTTTGAATCAACAAGAGTCTACCAGGCATGATAGATTGTGTTGAGTTGCAGTACTTAGCACATGCATGATGCTCACATCTTAGAAGATACAAGAACATACCATACGTAGCATCTTCCTTTAGAGGTACGGGTACCCACGTTTTCTTGAGCTTGGATGGCTTCAAGCGGTACTGTTTCGTACCTTCCCTCTCCAACTGCGCGCGGTCCGCATTTTCATTGTAGTGGAGGATAGCCAGCTGTGTCCTACGAACCCGTCCTCATTCTCATAAGACATTTGAGTCTTCCTAAGCCTTGAAAACTGCAGATTATGTATCATACCTGGCGACCATCCCCTCGTCCGAAAATGAATAGGACTTTGGCAGGAAATGGATGAGGACACTGTGGAAAGCCTCTAGTCCGTAAGTTTGCCCGTGCGAGGAGAGCATTGGGATGTCCCTCAGGAGCATAGGTGCCATCAGGATATCCCTCACTCGTCTGTAGGTCTCTGTATCTACAATGGCATGTTGTCAGATGCATGTATGCATGTTATTGTATAGTGATACCCTAGATTAGGAACAATAACTACACTGATGTAAATATGGTTGACTCACATTTATCTAGAGTTAACTTATTTAGATTCCCCACTTCGCAAACATTGAATATGGGGACGGGTTTCAGCTTAAAATACCCCTGAGTTCAATATTTAAAGGTCTGTCACTATCCAGACCACCAGAAAATAATGGATGTCACATAAGTGAGTGTGGAGTGTGTAACACTTTACAAGCTGCAACTAAATTACATGCTCCACTATGTCAGTTTTTTCAGTGCATACCTTCTTTGAGCCACTGTCGTGGTTCCGAAAGCGGACCATGGTAGCAAACTGGGTACAGGGGGTCGTCATGCTCATGGATGTCGACAATATGGTTAAGTGCCGACACCCACTTTGCGATGCACAGTTCCCCATCATCCCCACTCGTTTTCGGACACCAATAGGCATGCCTGGTCAGGCTCTCAATCCACAGTTTCACAACATTATGCTTTGTGGAGCGGCTCAGGGCTATGAGCTTCTTCTTGATGCCTGTTGGGAGACACCGTGCCTGAAATATCAAACTATTCTTACCAGTCACTATGCTCACCCTTCACGACGTGCCACACATCAAATCGGTGTTTAATATGTGGGCAGGACTCCCTCAGCATGGCCTTGATCCCAGAATGGCGGTCAGTGACTAAACTGTCCACAACCATGTCTTGGACCTCGAGGAATGCTAGGCATTTCTGAAGGCCGTACGCTTCCATGGCATTGCTGCTGGAGACCTCGGTTGACTATGTCAGAGAAAACATTAGGAATAACATATTAAGGATATACAACATATAGGTATTTTTTGCTATATAAAAAATGGAATGACTATAGGTAAGcactatgcttttttttttgctccaccagggcgtagcaagccgacataggtcaggctgacctctccttgcgtggacgccacctcctgtttattaaacttatatataccccccACTATGCACAAACAGTATCTGGGCTTTGCCCGAGAAGCCATGCTTAATCAATGAACCTCAATTATGAAATTATTTGCCCGCTAATCAACATCTCACATAGAATGCCCTGGCTGTATGACCGCACACAAAAACAGCATCTTCACAAATTTCATAGCTGTTGTGTTAAAATGTCTGATACATAAAAGCAAGTAAATATAGGATGATCACCCTATCTATGTTTCTGGTGACGATGTCATGAGTTATCCAATTCTACCAAGCATTAGCGTATAGCCAGAGGGGGATTATTGGTTCAGCCCCAAATGGTACATTTGGTAGTGCAGTTGCGAGAGAGAAATTGTGGAAAATCCTACTCTCTTATGTAAACTCCCTATACCTCTCCCAAAATACTCTTCTGTCTACACTTTTGTTACTGAGCCTACAACTATGAAAAGCTGCTCTGTTGGTCATAGACAGATAGATCTGAAGTACCTTCACCAATTCGAAGTGGATAATGCGGTTGACAGCTGTCTCCAGAAGAGTGTATGTACCATAGAGTGCTGTGTGGCCAGGTGAGTCACACCTGCCGTCTCCGGCAAGGACCAGGGGCACCGGACGAAGCTGGTCCAGGATATCAGCCTGCTTACTCATGTAGACCTTGAAACAGTTTGCAAGAGACATACATTAGTGACTTTTAAGGCAATATGAGCGTGCATCAAAGTTAGGTGAACTGAGGACTAATTGGGTCATAGGCACTCGCAGTGTTTATTTTTCCACGTTACGTCACTACACTCACGTCATTCACAGCAGGGAAAAGGTGCTGCTTCTGCGTCctgaagtactgcgacttcgtTAGGGTGGCCACCTTCATCATATCAAGCATTCGAAATGCTTTTCTGATGTTGACCCCGGAAAACAGAATGGCAGAACATAGCAGGATGTTGCCAAGTGGCCTGTCCTTCACCCATGGTTGGCTGTGCCAAGTACGCTGTTTGCCACAGCTGCAAACAGTTGTAGACTTTACAGATGTTCCCCTTGTTGTAGTGTCAACACGAGCTTCATCACTCATGCAGAAGGGGCAGACACACAACAGTTCTTGCAGGCTGGACTCAGCGACTAGGAAGAACCGCTCCTCCGGATTTACTCTGAAAAGCAGGAGGATATTTAATTGCTCTACAAATGTATAGCGTCATGTAATTATACTGTACTGAATCGTTCACTTACATTTGACGACTGCGAGATTTTGAGTGCCCAGGCTGCTGCTGCTTCTCGTATTCATCACTAAAacaaaagagagggagagaagaaGAGGAGCTTTTGTTATAGTTACTTATCCACTTAATGACTCTTATGCTTACTCTTCAGTATCCGAGCTCTCCGTTGCTGTGGACAGGTGAAACGTCGCATCCATAGGGTCAGGTTGGCTGTGTTCACCAAAGAAAAGAGTTTATTCCATTTACACTTTCCATGGGCACTGACATGTAATGCAGTTACCAAAGTCTCAGTAATAGCAATTTAGTAAATGatatgctcatatagctcacaTTACCTGGAGGATCCAACTGTCGTATCCAACTGCTCAGGTACTGGAGTGGAGCTCCGGTCCTTGTCATGAGACATTTCAAGTGAGGCATCAAAGAGTTGTGAGGTGCCCACATCATGCAAAAAAACCTCTGCTGTGGAAAGCACTGCACTTTCACCCACGCTGTCTTCTGGGCATTCCGTCATTTCAGATGACGTGAAGGAGAGGCTACTGCCAGGTGGAAGGGTCAAGTTCGTTTGACTTGCCCTGCTTGGCATAAGGATTCGGGTTTGAGTTCCTGCATGTAGACACGCAAAGAAACTAAGACATTTTGAAAGAAAGTGCTGAAATCATGCTTTTCTCTTACTTTGTCAGTTTTGTGTAACCTTAATGGGTGTTCCAAAAACCATGTATTGTGATAATGAATCTCACAGCTATGGAGTACAACTGCATGCACATAAAGTACCTTAGTAGCTTCAGTAACATTTTCATATCATGCCATGTGTGTGCAGGCAATGCCAACAAGCAACACGAGCGATATGGTGAGTTGTACAGTTGTTCAAGTTGTGACTGCCTCCATAACCTTGTTTGGCTGACATGTATGGTAAGGATGCAGCAGTGACCCTGCACAGCATTATAGCTTCCTTCTGAACTATCAACAAATTTTGTGTACCAAAAACATCTGCCAACAATGTTAAATTGTGGAGAATGTCAGTCATGTAAGACAGTATTTGCAGCACTCTGCTTTGCCATAGGTCAGTAACTGCCTCTAATTAACATGGGAAATGTTTCTCCTCTGTGTTATGTGAAGTACAAAAAAAGACACATCGTCAGACGTTATTACCAAGTGTGGCAGTTGGAACAGCAGTCTGAGTGTTCTTGTGCCCCATTTTTCTACTTTCAATGTGAGGCACATATGGCACCAAGGTGTACAGGAAGCCATATTGGCTGACTGTCTGGTATGGAATCAAAGGGTTGAGGGGTAGTCCATCCAGGATGAGTACTTGAAAAACCAAAAGAACATAAGATTTCATATTAAATACATAATGCCTACTGATATCTTCACACTGCATCAGAGAAAGTATATATGTACCTAAAGTATGATTTTCAAAGGGAACGTAAAGTGCCTCTTCATAATTAACCCGAAAAACATAAAACAAGGTAGATAAACGTGTTGTGTACATACCACCTTCTGGTAATGTCGTTGGTGCCATGTGCTGTGAAAGAGAACATGCACTGGTACCACTCGTAGATGGCACTCCTCCTGGTTCTATAATGCAAGCATATGATATCAACTCTATCAAAATGAAAACAACTAGGTAAAGACCCCCAGTAGAAGGGGTACACATAGAAAGGTACAACAGAAAAGGCCTGTAAGACACTGCACTAGAGATGTACTGCATTTTATGTAGGTACATACCATCATCAAGTAATATTATTGGTGCCATCTGCTGTGAGACAGGACATGCGGTGCCACTTGTAGATGGCTCTTCTGCTTCTATAATGCAAGAATATGATACCAGCAGGCTGAGTTTAAATATGGTGCAGAGCCATGAGATATCTTCCTTTATTAATGAAGGAAATCTCCATACATATTACTAAAGGTACTATCCCTATATATTACTGCTAGACAGACTACTACTGACAGACAACACGCGCACTACCAATGCTATAAGAGAAGATATATTGTTGTTGACATACCAAATGAAGCAGACTCCATCATGCTGCCTGACTGAATCTGTAATAGAAATACAGTGTTTAAAAAAGAGAAATAGATACATATGAAAGCACTCGAAGCAGACACTTTACACGCGCCATGTGAGGGGATAATAACCGCATCTTCAGTCTCGTTATGGTTGTGCCGTCGATGTCCCGCAATGTGCACTTTTGCCAGCCAATAAATAATATTGGTTGTTGGATAATTCTGTTTGGAAATCACGACTGCCTAACTGCACACTATACTGCTATCTATATTACACTATACAGCTCTCGGACTGAACTAAAAGCTTACCTCGTCACTGGGCATGTCAAGGCTTTCCACTTGTTCCGGGAACAACGTAGGCATAGCGTCAGGTTTTAGCCGCTTTCGTTTTGGAGCGAACCCGAGGCGAACCTGCATGATGTCTGTCTCCAGATAAGCTTCGTCAGAGAAATGTGAAGAACATATGTGCGGAACACGACGTTCTTTCTCCATAGCAGGATATCTGCTGGCGATGGCCGCCTCCCATTTTCGTTTTGTGTCATTGTCTCTCGGTCGGTGAAACGTTAGTTCCGGGTTGGCCGCAGACGAATTCATGCAGCCAGGAACATAACAACGCGTTCCCGTACTCGTTGACATGATACAATCTCCTTTGGGAGAAAGTATCACAGCGAAACACTTGAAATATGGACGTTTATCACGAAGTCGAAGCAGACGGTCTCAGATACAACCTCCGACGGAGAAGCTCGGGAACCGACTACACTCTGATTCGTCCGTCGCGTCATGGTCCGAACCACGTCACAACGATGTCGCTGTTGCTGCGACGCTCGCCGCCGTCGAGGCGCGCGAACTTCAAAATATGATTGTGAAATAACTAAACAATTCTCGCGAGAGAAAAATCGCCAAG includes these proteins:
- the LOC135376196 gene encoding uncharacterized protein LOC135376196 gives rise to the protein MAPMLLRDIPMLSSHGQTYGLEAFHSVLIHFLPKSYSFSDEGMVARTQLAILHYNENADRAQLEREGTKQYRLKPSKLKKTWVPVPLKEDATYDYTSILTGEVLSRIEKHLKEPVSVEIGPPRAATYGERPALAQAVEKHQARFQK
- the LOC135394355 gene encoding uncharacterized protein LOC135394355; protein product: MAPTTLPEGVLILDGLPLNPLIPYQTVSQYGFLYTLVPYVPHIESRKMGHKNTQTAVPTATLGTQTRILMPSRASQTNLTLPPGSSLSFTSSEMTECPEDSVGESAVLSTAEVFLHDVGTSQLFDASLEMSHDKDRSSTPVPEQLDTTVGSSSQPDPMDATFHLSTATESSDTEDDEYEKQQQPGHSKSRSRQIVNPEERFFLVAESSLQELLCVCPFCMSDEARVDTTTRGTSVKSTTVCSCGKQRTWHSQPWVKDRPLGNILLCSAILFSGVNIRKAFRMLDMMKVATLTKSQYFRTQKQHLFPAVNDVSVVT